The Arachis hypogaea cultivar Tifrunner chromosome 16, arahy.Tifrunner.gnm2.J5K5, whole genome shotgun sequence genome contains a region encoding:
- the LOC112758457 gene encoding phosphoglycerate mutase-like protein AT74: MHQHKVLPKRIILVRHGESHGNLDTAACTTTPDHKIDLTPTGIAQAQNAGACIRAAIASDSSSPNWRLYFYVSPYARARSTLRELGRSFSRARVIGVREECRIREQDFGNFQERERMDSIMETRLRYGRFYYRFPEGESAADVFDRVSSFLESLWRDIDMNRLNQDPSHDLNLIIVTHGLASRVFLMRWFKWTVEQFELLSNPANCEIRIMQLGAGGEYSLAVHHTEEELLQWGLSLEMIADQKWRAQANKGAWNDQVPVCLNAFFDNLPDSDDDNVDLNEVTGSLTISSNCS, from the exons ATGCATCAACACAAGGTGCTTCCGAAGAGAATAATACTGGTGCGGCACGGCGAGTCGCACGGTAACCTCGACACGGCGGCGTGCACCACCACTCCCGACCACAAGATCGATCTAACGCCCACCGGAATCGCTCAAGCGCAGAATGCCGGGGCATGCATCCGTGCAGCCATTGCCTCCGACTCATCCTCCCCGAACTGGCGCCTGTACTTCTACGTGTCGCCCTATGCGCGCGCCAGATCCACGCTCCGAGAGTTAGGGCGCTCGTTCTCGAGGGCGCGCGTGATAGGCGTGAGGGAAGAATGCCGCATTCGGGAGCAGGACTTCGGGAACTTCCAGGAGCGTGAGCGCATGGATTCTATCATGGAGACTCGGTTACGATACGGCAGATTCTACTACCGCTTCCCTGAGGGCGAGTCCGCCGCCGATGTCTTCGATCGCGTTTCCA GTTTCCTTGAATCTCTGTGGAGGGACATTGACATGAATAGGCTCAATCAAGACCCTTCCCATGATCTGAACCTGATAATTGTCACACATGGGCTAGCATCCCGTGTTTTCCTCATGAGGTGGTTCAAGTGGACGGTTGAACAGTTTGAGCTTCTGAGCAATCCTGCAAACTGTGAGATCCGCATCATGCAGTTGGGTGCTGGTGGAGAATACAGCTTGGCAGTCCATCATACGGAGGAAGAACTGCTTCAATGGGGGCTCTCTCTTGAAATGATAGCTGACCAGAAATGGCGAGCCCAGGCAAACAAGGGTGCCTGGAATGATCAGGTTCCAGTGTGTCTTAATGCATTTTTTGATAACCTTCCTGATTCTGATGATGACAATGTAGACCTAAATGAGGTAACAGGTTCTTTGACCATTAGTTCAAACTGTTCTTAG
- the LOC112754107 gene encoding uncharacterized protein, producing MRAWRVHPPHGVLKWVLVWMSFCFIVFKVGPPSQWRLKDATTVHSPCPPCEECFCSLPEYPFNPSGEAYYNISADCGKHDPAMSEEMHKDPVTMLSEEINLQKIVANESMEHARRLVMDARKSISHYQEEAVKCNLAVETCEEARERAETQLIQERRLTALWENRAREYGWKDTTR from the exons ATGAGGGCGTGGAGGGTTCATCCACCACATGGCGTTTTGAAGTGGGTTTTAGTTTGGATGAGTTTTTGTTTCATTGTATTCAAAGTTGGACCACCCTCCCAATGGCGGTTGAAAGATGCCACAACTGTTCATTCTCCATGTCCTCCATGTGAAGAATGCTTTTGCTCTTTGCCTGAGTATCCCTTCAATCCTTCGGGTGA AGCATACTATAATATAAGTGCAGACTGCGGTAAACATGATCCAGCTATGAGTGAAGAAATGCATAAGGATCCAGTGACTATGCTCTCTGAGGAGataaatttgcagaaaattgtaGCCAATGAGAGCATGGAACATGCTAGAAGATTAGTAATGGATGCAAGGAAAAGCATATCACATTACCAAGAGGAAGCAGTAAAGTGCAACTTGGCGGTGGAAACTTGTgaagaagcaagagagagggCAGAGACACAGCTCATTCAAGAACGCAGGCTAACAGCTTTATGGGAAAACAGAGCTCGTGAATATGGATGGAAGGACACAACACGCTAA
- the LOC112758391 gene encoding piezo-type mechanosensitive ion channel homolog, which translates to MARFIPGFALPMLLLTASLLNWSLISLLNLLAFLFIQYTAPRKGTRFHSQYSISRSILILSSLTLLSHAIFHIVLTIEGDRWSTADAQWARLIGLIRVQSWRSLPQEYFLVMQALMTFLSLFEIYGNRVGQDAWRDFHSGVLCSYLLLIGSHLRALCFLLLPAIQLIAGISHASWVSFPFFICISIGLVDWSWRSNYLGIFWWWRFLFFYAGFNIIMMYIYQLPIELPETLRLILFHFGLFKLTAKSEWSEVCSGLSLLLFYIMLSWIRSELAELEIITSTRESSDLTEQLLPKMNSQFVHESRSGAKHMNFLLQGAISQSFFINFLTYGFPISLLALTYWGFHFASLCSFGLLAYVGYVLYAFPSMLRLHQLNAVLLVFILLWAASTYIFNVAFNVSSDHKVWKDMEIWETIGLWHYSTPGYYLLAQFGLGFLVALCDLVNSSVLLCITDHGQLTTQESVVEEEEDAAILILATIVWGLRKCSHVIILILIFLIAIRPGLIHTVYMVFFLIYLLSETINSQLRQAIILLCEAHFAIQFILQLDLISKTLDQNGSYSLQILSKLGLVTDIHSLDLFKISILAFFCAIHNHGLQTLILFSAIVQQTSCPPFGFSILRAGLMNPVNLSSCTLRSEAIRISYLNVIRKKSLCVYRACGKYVAFLTVLFSVYLCTPNYASFGYLFFLLLWISGRQLLGQTTKHLWFPMKVYSVTVFVCIYCIGVFSSSKILFPGVVNLQTAFGYNPAASMLRNIFESLAILVVMQLYSYERRRSKRLGLSGYNAQRVGNFTFTRRLLVRHADKILSLALFYASLTPISAFGFLYLVGLVNYSRLPKSSQIPAKLFLVYSGFLAMVEYLFQIWGAQAHSWVSLFMGLQLYKPGFKGLESGLRGKVVVIVACILQYNVFRWLERTPHFNGNREEWDEPCPLFNIVDVPTEPIPCTPRNNLLENPTSTIKQVARSHSWPKVNSALSQGQGQGQGQDSGNERDSVKKVQHIHFWESSKDSFKWNRKRILFLRKERLEMQKTVLKVCLKFWIENIFNLFGLEINMIALLLASFAVLNAISLLYIASLAACVLLNRLVIKKLWHVFVFLFATIITVEYLAIWMHLAFLNHQTKGQVACHDCWRVSNIYFSFCNKCWLGIIVDDPRMLISYYGVFMLSCLKFRADHSSTLTGLDMYRKMLSQWKSASILNDLSFETKAYWTFLDHLRLYGYCHLLDFVLSLVLITGTLEYDVLHLGYLAFALAFLRKRMKILKKGNLIFRFLRMYNFLVIVLSLAYQSPLFGHLRKITYGSITIESISELVGFHKYDYGFRITSRSALVEIVIFMLVSLQSYMFSFPEFDYVPKYLEKEQIGAIVQQQEKKAACKTAQLRHKQRTEEMKHLRSLQVEKMKSEMSNLQHHNLSTEANCSNTSLDYDGLRERGNSSLDNNRDNELKKDISLSNEPADPFDMNESLTSEKYPSRLGPESWKQPVSTPRGTYDVKERANGSDYFYSDRSRYKIPVRKNALLSAVHLLGSGVSQVQSLGNLAVNSLLNYLKIEHEELESNNDSSEDEEYYEIENLNLGAEPLEATMSTHTIYEHTMPDSAWLRIGIILRHFWSRMRSNNDVVCYCCFILLYLWYFSLLSVVYLAALFLYALCQNTGPSYRFWVVILIYTEVCILLQYLYRIITEHCQFEFPVSLLQQLGFPVRKITSSFVTSNLPFFLVYIFTLLQTSLTVKNGGWTIAVDSRFYKRINQSYIEDLKGSSFHVRLLRLLLPLKNAMKLLTRRLCRYWRSVTSGAETPPYFVQLSMEVISWPRDGIQPKRIESRMNKLLKILHYRRCREEKLFKLHSASRVRIQSIEKSEECENVCHVVFEVIYASPPIEFVAEEWYSSLTPAADVSDEIQKAQHDGIFNEIGFPYRVVSIIGGGKREIDLYAYIFGADLVVFFLVAIFYQLIMKANSEFLEVYQLEDQFPEDFVLVLMVVFFLIVLDRIIYLCSFATVKVILYLFNLVLFTYSVTKYAWDMDPLHRYAGRLALRAIYFTKAISLVLQAMQIHIGVPHKSTLYRQFLTSNVSRINFFGFRLYRALPFLYELRCVLDWSCTTTSLTMYDWLKLEDIHASLFLVKCDVDLNRSTHQQGQKQSKMTKFCNGICLFWVLLCVIWAPMLMYSSGNPTNIANPIKDASARLDIQTITGRLTLFETTLCEKISWENIEGRDTLDPLGLLSAYNEKDIQLICCQSDASTVWLVPPVVKARFIKSIRWNMDITFSWQFTRDRPRGKELVKYEIPIMSEDLPDNSEVINVFNGTSNSFTVFNIYPRYFRVTGSGDVRSLDQQSEEVSADLVLNRGNPEWWSFYDIDISDRHGCGEFPGPIAIIVSEETPQGIIGDTLSKFSIWGLYITFVLAVGRFIRLQCSDLRMRIPFENLPSCERLMAICEDIYAARAAGDLDVEEVLYWTLVKIYRTPHMLLGYTQPDY; encoded by the exons ATGGCGAGGTTCATCCCCGGGTTCGCATTACCTATGCTCCTTCTAACAG CTTCTTTACTTAACTGGAGTCTCATATCTTTGCTTAATTTGTTAGCATTCCTTTTCATTCAGTACACTGCGCCTAGAAAGG GCACTCGTTTCCATTCACAATATTCAATATCGCGGTCCATCCTTATACTGTCGTCTTTGACACTACTATCACATGCCATATTTCACATTGTTTTGACCATTGAGGGAGATCGGTGGAGTACTGCCGATGCTCAATGGGCTCGGCTAATTGGATTAATAAG AGTGCAATCATGGAGGTCATTGCCCCAAGAGTACTTCTTGGTCATGCAAGCATTAATGACCTTTCTTTCTCTATTTGAGATCTATGGAAATCGCGTTGGTCAAGATGCATGGAGAGATTTTCATTCTGGAGTTCTATGTTCTTATTTGCTGCTGATAG GATCTCATCTCAGGGCCTTGTGCTTCTTACTGTTGCCAGCTATACAACTAATTGCTGGGATTAGTCATGCGTCTTgggtttcttttccttttttcattTGTATTAGTATAGGGCTAGTTGATTGGTCATGGAGGAGCAATTATTTAGGTATCTTTTG GTGGTGGAGATTCCTTTTCTTTTATGCTGGCTTCAATATCATCATGATGTACATATACCAACTTCCTATTGAGCTCCCCGAGACATTAAGGTTGATTCTTTTCCACTTTGGACTGTTCAAACTTACCGCAAAATCAGAATGGTCAGAAGTTTGCTCAGGTCTATCACTTCTACTTTTCTACATTATG CTATCCTGGATTAGAAGTGAGCTAGCTGAACTAGAAATCATCACATCAACAAGAGAAAGCAGTGACTTGACTGAGCAACTTCTTCCTAAAATGAATTCTCAGTTTGTTCACGAGTCAAG GTCTGGAGCAAAGCATATGAATTTCTTGTTGCAAGGAGCTATTTCTCAGTcgttttttattaactttttaacATATGGTTTTCCG ATTTCCTTGCTGGCTCTAACATATTGGGGTTTCCACTTTGCAAGTCTGTGCTCATTTGGATTACTTGCTTATGTGGGATATGTATTGTACGCTTTCCCGTCCATGTTACGGCTGCACCAACTGAATGCTGTGCTTCTCGTTTTCATTCTTCTATGGGCAGCTAGCACGTATATTTTCAATGTAGCATTCAATGTATCAAGTGATCACAAAGTATGGAAG GATATGGAAATATGGGAAACTATAGGCTTGTGGCATTACTCCACCCCAGGATACTATTTGCTAGCCCAGTTTGGTCTAGGTTTTCTTGTTGCTTTATGTGATCTAGTGAACAGTTCAGTGTTGTTGTGCATTACTGATCATGGACAGTTAACAACTCAAGAATCCGTTGTGGAAG AGGAAGAGGATGCTGCAATATTAATATTGGCTACAATAGTTTGGGGACTACGCAAGTGCTCACATGTTATAATACTAATATTGATATTTCTCATAGCAATAAGGCCTGGTCTCATCCACACTGTGTATA tggttttctttttaatttatctctTGAGTGAAACAATAAATAGTCAATTACGCCAAGCTATTATCCTTTTATGCGAGGCGCACTTTGCAATTCAattcattcttcaacttgatCTGATCTCCAAAACTTTGGATCAGAATGGTTCATACTCTCTTCAGATTCTCTCAAAATTAG GCTTGGTTACTGATATCCATTCGCTGGATCTCTTCAAAATAtcaattcttgctttcttttgtgCAATACACAATCATGGGCTCCAAACACTCATTTTATTTTCAGCCATTGTACAGCAGACATCTTGCCCTCCTTTCGGGTTTAGCATCTTGAGAGCTGGCTTGATGAATCCTGTTAATTTATCCAGTTGTACTCTGAGATCTG AGGCAATAAGGATATCGTATTTGAACGTCATAAGAAAAAAATCCCTCTGTGTTTATCGGGCTTGTGGCAAATACGTTGCCTTTCTGACAGTTCTCTTCAGCGTATACCTTTGCACACCCAACTATGCTTCGTTTGGTTATTTGTTCTTTCTTCTACTGTGGATAAGTGGAAGACAACTTTTGGGACAAACAACAAAGCATCTTTGGTTTCCAATGAAAGTGTATTCTGTAACGGTCTTTGTTTGTATTTACTGCATTGGTGTATTTTCCAGCTCTAAGATTTTGTTTCCCGGTGTTGTTAATCTTCAAACTGCATTTGGCTACAACCCTGCAGCTTCAATGTTGCGAAACATCTTTGAATCCTTGGCTATATTGGTTGTGATGCAACTATATAGCTACGAAAGGCGGAGGAGCAAACGTTTGGGATTAAGTGGCTATAATGCACAAAGAGTAGGGAATTTCACTTTTACTAGACGTCTTTTGGTTCGGCATGCTGATAAAATCTTATCTCTGGCTTTGTTTTATGCATCACTCACACCGATAAGTGCATTTGGTTTCCTGTATCTTGTTGGGTTGGTTAACTATTCAAGGTTACCAAAGTCCTCTCAGATCCCTGCAAAATTATTTCTAGTTTATTCAGGATTCCTTGCAATGGTTGAATATCTTTTCCAGATATGGGGAGCTCAAGCGCATTCATGGGTATCATTATTTATGGGCTTACAGTTGTATAAGCCTGGTTTTAAAGGTTTAGAATCTGGGCTAAGGGGAAAGGTTGTGGTAATTGTAGCATGTATACTTCAATACAATGTTTTTCGTTGGTTGGAGAGGACGCCACATTTTAATGGAAACAGAGAAGAATGGGATGAGCCTTGTCCTCTATTCAACATAGTAGATGTACCTACTGAACCTATTCCATGTACCCCTAGAAACAACCTATTGGAAAACCCTACATCAACAATCAAACAGGTTGCAAGAAGTCATTCATGGCCGAAAGTGAACTCTGCATTATCCCAAGGGCAAGGGCAAGGGCAAGGGCAAGATTCAGGAAATGAAAGAGACAGTGTCAAAAAAGTTCAACATATTCATTTCTGGGAGAGTTCTAAGGATAGCTTCAAGTGGAATAGAAAGCGAATTCTTTTTTTGAGAAAAGAGAGATTGGAGATGCAGAAGACTGTGTTAAAAGTATGTCTGAAGTTCTGGATAGAGAACATCTTCAATTTATTTGGTCTTGAAATCAACATGATTGCTTTGCTTCTTGCAAGTTTTGCAGTGTTGAACGCCATCTCCTTGCTCTACATAGCATCACTTGCTGCTTGTGTTCTTTTAAAtcgtttagttattaaaaaactaTGGCATGTTTTCGTTTTTCTATTTGCTACCATTATCACTGTTGAATACTTGGCTATCTGGATGCACCTGGCTTTTTTGAACCACCAGACTAAAGGACAAGTGGCATGCCATGACTGTTGGAGGGTATCAAATATATATTTCAGCTTCTGCAATAAGTGCTGGCTAG GAATCATTGTTGACGATCCCCGTATGCTTATCAGCTATTATGGAGTTTTCATGCTTTCATGTTTGAAATTCCGTGCTGATCATTCATCTACTCTCACTGGGTTGGATATGTATAGAAAGATGCTCTCTCAATGGAAGTCTGCATCTATACTAAATGATCTCTCATTTGAAACAAAAGCATATTGGACATTTCTTGACCACCTGAGGCTTTATGGTTACTGTCACTTGCTAGATTTTGTTCTTTCATTAGTTTTGATTACAGGAACTCTTGAATATGATGTTTTGCATCTTGGCTACCTTGCTTTTGCTCTGGCTTTCCTCCGAAAGAGGATGAAAATACTAAAGAAgggaaatttaatttttagatttttgagGATGTATAATTTTCTGGTTATTGTCTTGTCTCTAGCATATCAATCTCCCTTATTTGGTCACCTTAGAAAGATAACATACGGTTCCATTACAATAGAGAGCATCAGTGAACTGGTTGGGTTTCACAAGTATGATTATGGGTTTCGAATTACATCAAGATCAGCATTAGTGGAAATCGTCATATTCATGTTGGTATCACTACAATCATACATGTTTTCATTCCCAGAGTTTGATTATGTTCCAAAGTACCTTGAAAAAGAGCAGATTGGTGCAATAGTTCAACAGCAGGAAAAGAAAGCTGCCTGCAAGACAGCTCAGTTGCGGCACAAACAGAGAACTGAAGAaatgaagcatctccgaagcttGCAGGTAGAAAAGATGAAATCGGAGATGTCAAACCTTCAACATCATAATTTGAGCACTGAAGCTAACTGTAGTAATACTTCTCTCGATTATGATGGCTTACGAGAGAGAGGAAATTCTTCTCTCGATAATAATAGGGACAATGAATTGAAGAAGGACATCAGTCTCAGTAATGAGCCAGCAGACCCCTTTGACATGAACGAATCTTTAACTAGTGAAAAATATCCAAGTCGATTGGGACCAGAATCTTGGAAACAGCCAGTGAGTACTCCTCGTGGAACTTATGACGTAAAGGAAAGAGCTAATGGCAGtgattatttttattctgataggAGTCGTTATAAAATTCCAGTCAGGAAAAATGCTTTACTTTCAGCTGTACATCTCTTAGGGAGTGGGGTATCTCAAGTGCAGTCTCTTGGAAACTTGGCAGTTAACAGTTTACTGAACTATTTGAAGATAGAACACGAAGAACTTGAATCTAACAATGATTCTTCGGAGGATGAGGAATATTATGAAATTGAGAATTTGAATCTGGGAGCGGAACCTCTAGAAGCTACAATGTCCACCCACACTATTTATGAACATACAATGCCAGATAGTGCTTGGCTCCGAATCGGTATTATTCTCCGTCACTTTTGGTCCCGAATGAGGTCAAATAATGACGTTGTCTGCTATTGCTGTTTCATTCTATTATATCTATGGTACTTCAGTTTGCTTTCTGTGGTCTATCTAGCAGCTCTCTTCTTATATGCTCTCTGTCAAAATACTGGCCCCAGTTACAGATTCTGGGTTGTCATCCTCATTTATACAGAGGTCTGCATTTTGCTTCAATATTTATATCGAATCATCACTGAACACTGTCAGTTTGAATTCCCTGTGAGCTTACTTCAACAATTAGGATTTCCTGTGAGAAAAATAACATCATCTTTTGTGACAAGCAACTTACCTTTCTTTCTGGTATATATATTCACCCTCTTGCAAACCTCCCTAACTGTGAAGAATGGTGGCTGGACAATTGCTGTGGATAGCAGATTCTATAAGAGAATAAATCAGAGCTACATAGAGGATTTAAAGGGATCCTCCTTCCATGTTAGATTACTGAGATTATTGTTACCTTTGAAAAATGCGATGAAACTATTAACTAGACGACTCTGTAGGTATTGGAGATCAGTAACATCAGGTGCAGAAACACCTCCTTACTTTGTGCAGTTGTCTATGGAAGTTATCTCATGGCCTAGAGATGGAATTCAGCCAAAGAGAATTGAATCAAGAATGAATAAGTTGCTGAAGATCTTGCATTACAGGAGATGCAGAGAGGAGAAGCTTTTTAAGTTGCACTCAGCAAGTAGGGTTCGCATTCAGAGCATTGAAAAGAGTGAAGAGTGTGAAAATGTGTGTCATGTTGTTTTTGAGGTAATATATGCCTCCCCTCCaattgaatttgttgctgaagaATGGTACAGTTCATTGACTCCGGCTGCAGATGTTTCCGACGAGATCCAGAAAGCTCAACACGATggcatttttaatgaaattggtTTTCCGTATCGAGTAGTTTCCATCATTGGTGGTGGGAAAAGGGAAATTGATCTGTATGCCTATATCTTTGGAGCTGATTTGGTTGTTTTCTTCTTAGTTGCTATTTTTTATCAGTTAATTATGAAAGCTAACAGTGAGTTTCTTGAAGTCTATCAGCTTGAAGATCAGTTCCCAGAAgattttgttttagttttgatg GTTGTCTTTTTCTTGATCGTACTTGATCGCATCATATACCTATGTTCATTTGCAACAGTGAaggttattttgtatttattcaaCCTTGTTCTCTTCACATATTCAGTCACAAAATATGCCTGGGACATGGATCCTTTGCACAGATATGCTGGAAGACTAGCACTTCGTGCCATTTATTTCACAAAAGCAATTTCTCTGGTTTTGCAAGCAATGCAAATCCATATTGGTGTTCCACACAAAAGCACCTTGTACAGGCAGTTTTTGACCAGTAATGTTTCCCGGATTAACTTTTTTGGCTTTCGACTCTATCGTGCTCTACCTTTTCTTTATGAATTGAGATGCGTGCTAGATTGGTCTTGTACGACGACATCTCTGACCATGTATGACTGGCTGAAG CTGGAAGATATTCATGCtagcttgtttcttgtcaaatGTGACGTGGATTTGAATAGATCCACTCATCAACAAGGACAAAAGCAATCAAAAATGACAAAGTTCTGCAATGGGATATGTCTATTCTGGGTTTTATTGTGCGTCATATGGGCTCCTATGCTG ATGTATAGCAGCGGCAACCCAACAAACATTGCCAACCCAATCAAAGATGCTAGTGCCCGGCTTGATATACAGACAATAACTGGAAGGTTGACATTGTTCGAGACAACCTTATGCGAGAAGATATCTTGGGAAAATATTGAAGGACGTGATACTTTGGATCCTCTGGGTCTCCTTAGTGCGTACAATGAGAAAGACATCCAACTAATTTGCTGCCAATCAGATGCTAGTACTGTGTGGCTTGTTCCACCTGTTGTGAAGGCCAGATTCATAAAGTCCATCAGGTGGAACATGGACATCACTTTCTCCTGGCAATTTACCAGAGATAGACCCAGAGGAAAAGAACTAGTGAAATATGAAATACCCATAATGTCTGAGGATCTTCCAGATAATTCAGAAGTGATTAATGTTTTTAATGGTACCTCCAACAGTTTCACAGTATTCAATATCTACCCCAGATATTTTCGGGTCACAGGCTCAGGGGACGTGCGTTCTCTTGATCAACAGTCG GAGGAGGTTAGTGCAGATCTTGTTCTCAACCGGGGGAATCCAGAGTGGTGGTCTTTTTATGATATTGATATCTCAGATAGACACGGATGTGGAGAGTTCCCAGGACCAATAGCCATAATTGTATCTGAAGAAACTCCCC AGGGCATTATCGGAGATACTCTCAGCAAGTTCAGCATTTGGGGACTGTACATTACCTTTGTGCTTGCAGTTGGACGTTTTATCAGATTACAGTGTTCAGACTTGCGAATGAGAATTCCTTTTGAGAACCTGCCTTCATGTGAGAG GTTGATGGCAATATGTGAAGATATATATGCTGCAAGAGCCGCAGGAGATCTTGATGTGGAAGAGGTTCTGTATTGGACACTTGTTAAAATTTACCGCACGCCACACATGCTTTTGGGGTATACTCAGCCTGACTACTAG